A window from Argopecten irradians isolate NY chromosome 3, Ai_NY, whole genome shotgun sequence encodes these proteins:
- the LOC138319406 gene encoding lysosomal proton-coupled steroid conjugate and bile acid symporter SLC46A3-like, with protein MRQSYSLENLDNKYPVEHVGPVSVLPGKEDEADTTETDIVAVTESRKLLIGRFLLLGAIMVLVIYSFMLTQLVTVQYIYTYIRQSQFPNVSFITNESSGCQINTTSQIYRDQQTVQKMAAQINIYIELARGIPGMCGIFLYGSLSDRFGRKPVLLIAFTGNMLRCLLTTLATYLHWNLNSFIIFSFIDGCGGGWVLAMSIAMSIAADVTKPGKTRTFAIVMTEMSLGFGMIIGGFTSGFIIKAGGFTVAMVVSSCFSLLPIFLWFFVQETLSRSKSKEAPRKTLCQLLIEVYVFYFKDPVISGKRKIFLVCTLIYFLVIQSATGANAIETLYVLNSPFCWSSVQVGNYVAVRNGLPFVTGMLFFGPLQRCLNESAIAIIANLSNLAGFLLEALSYNTVMLYFVPALSFAKTMSVPVVKGIMSRLTPPDKQGTMFSGTAIVETFCSLYGGVVSSAIYGQTVDVFRGTAFLFLTGYLFIAVVLSIVLYGLIRGMDKARPVKESTG; from the exons TGTAACAGAATccagaaaactgttaattgggAGGTTTCTACTTCTCGGGGCAATAATGGTGTTAGTTATTTATAGTTTTATGCTTACCCAACTCGtcacagtacagtacatatatacatacattcgCCAGTCTCAATTCCCCAATGTTAGTTTCATCACTAATGAGTCGTCGGGATGTCAAATCAACACTACCTCCCAGATATACCGTGACCAACAGACGGTACAAAAGATGGCGGCCCAGATCAACATCTACATAGAATTGGCCAGGGGGATACCAGGGATGTGTGGTATCTTCCTCTATGGTTCACTGAGCGATAGGTTCGGCAGAAAACCTGTTCTTCTCATCGCATTTACAGGGAACATGTTAAGATGTCTGTTAACTACGTTAGCTACCTACCTCCACTGGAATCTAAATTcgttcattattttttctttcattgacGGGTGTGGGGGCGGCTGGGTGTTGGCAATGTCTATCGCCATGTCTATTGCTgctgacgtcacaaaacctggaAAGACGAGGACATTCGCTATTGTGATGACGGAAATGTCATTAGGATTCGGTATGATTATAGGAGGTTTCACTTCCGGTTTTATCATCAAGGCTGGAGGTTTCACCGTCGCCATGGTGGTCAGTTCCTGTTTCTCCCTACTGCCGATATTCTTATGGTTTTTCGTACAAGAAACGTTGTCGAGGTCAAAGTCAAAAGAAGCACCGCGTAAAACTCTATGTCAACTTCTGATCGAAgtttatgtgttttattttaaagacCCCGTTATTTCCGGAAAACGAAAAATATTTCTAGTTTGCACGCTGATATATTTCCTCGTAATACAGTCTGCAACCGGTGCAAATGCGATCGAGACTTTGTATGTTTTGAACTCGCCATTTTGTTGGAGTTCGGTACAAGTTGGTAATTACGTGGCGGTACGTAATGGATTACCGTTCGTTACTGGGATGTTATTCTTCGGTCCTCTTCAGAGATGTCTTAACGAAAGTGCCATCGCTATCATTGCTAACCTATCAAATCTCGCTGGCTTTCTTCTTGAGGCGTTATCTTATAATACAGTAATGCTCTACTTTG TTCCCGCACTAAGTTTTGCTAAGACCATGTCGGTGCCGGTAGTAAAAGGAATCATGTCTCGTCTGACGCCTCCGGACAAACAGG GGACTATGTTTTCCGGGACGGCTATCGTGGAGACGTTTTGTTCTCTGTATGGCGGTGTTGTCTCCAGTGCTATATACGGACAGACCGTGGATGTGTTCCGAGGAACCGCCTTCCTCTTCCTGACTGGCTACCTGTTCATAGCGGTCGTATTGTCGAT CGTTCTATATGGATTGATCAGAGGTATGGATAAAGCCAGACCAGTCAAAGAAAGCACTGGTTAG